A genomic segment from Portunus trituberculatus isolate SZX2019 chromosome 14, ASM1759143v1, whole genome shotgun sequence encodes:
- the LOC123503876 gene encoding complex I assembly factor ACAD9, mitochondrial-like: MLLPCRLLSSVAPQRLWVGLGSRVTGSVNSLTSFRAINTSPKDASTPAVQHADEENTSTEAAKLKKPKRAPFIKNLFLGRFDKSVLEFPEVLDQDQHELLHEMVVPIERYFLEQVDGPKIDRDAKIPEETLQGLKELGLFGQQIPQEYGGLGLGATEYARIAEITSLDGSIAVTLAAHQAIGLKGILICGTDAQKEKYLPQLACGDWTAAFCLTEPSSGSDAASIQTRATLSDDGKTWLINGSKIWISNGGFADLMTVFAKTTEILPSGEKKDKVTAFIVERSFGGVSSGPPEDKLGIRGSNTCEVFFDNTPVPAENVLGEVGGGFKVAMNILNSGRFSMGSSGAGMLKRLLSWSIDHAVNRKQFGNYLSEFAMIKEKFGRMSANIYAMESMAYLTAGILDGQEDPDCSVEAAIVKVFSSEGAWKWCSECLQVLGGLGYMKSYPFERYLRDARILLIFEGTNEILRLFIGLSGLQTAGGELREVVQKLRNPLMNPGFIIGKGIERFRQQKDNPKLDLDIAGHLHPTLQPSAQLLEYCVKRFQYSVEMVLAKHGQAVAAPKNQLDVARLADCAIDLYAMTAVLSRASRAYCIGLKNAAHEIQLASVFSAEAAERIKTRVRDLEIGPVQNHDDLYSRIADAVVENKGYVAEHPLTRTFW, translated from the exons ATGTTGCTGCCGTGCCGTTTGCTGAGTAGTGTAGCGCCCCAGCGGCTATGGGTGGGTCTGGGATCACGGGTGACAGGGTCTGTTAACTCCCTGACCTCCTTCAGAGCCATCAACACCTCACCCAAGGACGCCTCCACGCCTGCt GTCCAGCATGCAGATGAGGAGAATACTTCCACTGAAGCTGCTAAACTGAAAAAGCCTAAACGTGCACCCTTCATTAAGAACTTATTCCTTGGCAG GTTTGACAAGAGTGTTCTGGAGTTTCCTGAGGTGCTGGACCAAGATCAGCATGAACTGCTGCATGAAATGGTTGTTCCCATTGAGAGATATTTCTTAGAACAAG TGGATGGACCCAAGATAGACAGAGACGCAAAGATCCCTGAGGAAACCCTACAAGGCCTCAAGGAGCTGGGTCTTTTTGGGCAGCAGATCCCTCAGGAGTATGGAGGTCTGGGTCTCGGGGCCACAGAGTATGCCAGGATTGCTGAGATCACCTCCCTGGATGGATCAATTGCTGTCACCCTAGCAGCTCATCAGGCCATTGGTCTGAAG ggCATTTTGATTTGTGGAACAGATGCACAGAAGGAAAAGTATTTACCTCAGTTGGCCTGTGGTGACTGGACAGCTGCTTTTTGCCTGACAGAGCCCAGCAGTGGGTCTGATGCCGCCTCTATCCAGACTCGTGCCACACTCTCTGATGATGGAAAGACTTGGCTGATCAATGGAAGCAAGATCTGGATATCTAATGGAGGTTTTGCTGATCTCATGACTGTGTTTGCCAAGACCACA GAGATACTGCCCtctggagagaagaaggataaagtCACAGCCTTCATTGTAGAAAGATCCTTTGGTGGAGTCAGCAGTGGTCCACCAGAGGACAAACTTGGGATTCGTGGATCAAACACTTGTGAG GTGTTCTTTGACAACACTCCTGTACCGGCGGAGAATGTTTTGGGTGAAGTGGGTGGCGGCTTCAAGGTGGCCATGAACATTCTCAACTCAGGTCGCTTCTCTATGGGCAGCTCTGGAGCAG GAATGTTGAAGAGGCTCCTTTCATGGAGTATTGACCATGCCGTTAATCGCAAGCAGTTTGGAAACTATCTCTCAGAGTTTGCCATGATCAAAGAGAAGTTTGGACGCATGAGTGCTAATATTTATGCCATGGAATCAATGGCTTACCTAACTGCAGGCATCTTGGATGGTCAGGAAGACCCGGACTGTTCTGTGGAAGCTGCTATTGTCAAG GTTTTCAGCTCTGAGGGTGCTTGGAAGTGGTGCTCTGAGTGCCTGCAGGTCCTGGGTGGTTTGGGCTACATGAAGTCTTACCCATTTGAGCGCTACCTTCGAGATGCCCGTATCCTCTTGATCTTTGAAGGAACCAATGAGATTCTCCGCTTATTTATTGGACTCAGTG GGCTTCAGACTGCTGGAGGTGAACTTCGTGAGGTTGTTCAGAAGCTTCGTAATCCATTAATGAACCCCGGATTTATTATTGGAAAAGGCATCGAGAGATTCCGCCAACAGAAAGATAACCCCAAGCTTGACCTGGACATAGCAGGCCACCTTCACCCCACCCTGCAGCCATCAGCACAGCTTTTAGAGTACTGTGTGAAAAGGTTCCAGTATAGTGTGGAGATGGTGCTGGCCAAGCATG GACAGGCTGTAGCTGCTCCCAAAAACCAGCTGGATGTCGCACGCTTAGCTGACTGTGCTATTGACCTGTATGCCATGACAGCTGTCCTGAGCCGCGCCTCACGTGCATACTGTATAGGCCTGAAAAATGCTGCTCATGAG ATTCAGCTTGCCAGTGTGTTTTCGGCAGAGGCAGCAGAACGAATCAAGACACGAGTAAGGGACTTAGAGATTGGCCCAGTTCAGAACCATGATGATTTGTATTCCAGAATTGCTGACGCTGTTGTAGAAAACAAGGGTTACGTGGCTGAGCATCCTCTAACTCGCACTTTTTGGTAA